GGGGAGAGGTTCTCCGTCGCTACCGATCTTGCGGCAAACGACATTGATCCCAGGTGTATGGGAATATGGGCCGCCTGGGCGATCATTTCTCCGTCTGAGTTGAATATGGCGCAGGAAAGATCCCTTCTTTCCTTTATGTTGGGAGAGAATCCCGCCCTTACGAGAACAGAACCCATCTCCTCGGCGATTGTTCCGAGAAGGTTGTTGAAGATCTCGAGCTCGAAAAGTTTTAGTTCCATACGGGCAAGATAATAACCAATTTAAGGATTGCCCGTGTGAGAAGCAGGATTCGGAGAGGCAGTTGAGTCTCGCGGCTTTAGGATATGACGCTTTTTAACGCTTCTCCCATCTCGGCCGGGCTTTTGCAGGTGGTGACTCCGGCGCGCTCGAGGGCACGGAACTTGTCCTCGGCGCTTCCCGAACTCCCTGAAATAATGGCTCCGGCGTGGCCCATCCTTTTCCCCTTGGGCGCCGTGGCTCCCGCGATGAACGCGGCTATGGGCTTCGTGAAGTTCTGGCTTATGTATTCGGCCGCCTCTTCTTCGTCAGATCCGCCGATTTCCCCTATCATTATCACCGCGTCTGTGTCCGGGTCGTTCTCAAAGAGCGAAAGCGTGTCGATAAACGTGGTTCCGATAACTGGGTCGCCGCCTATGCCGATGCACGTGGACTGTCCTATGTCGAGGTTGGTAAGCTGCCATACGGCCTCGTAGGTGAGAGTTCCGCTTCTTGAGATTATTCCCACTCTTCCGGGTTTATGTATGTACCCCGGCATTATCCCCACCTTGGCCTCCCCGGGGGTTATAACGCCCGGGCAGTTGGGTCCCACGAGCCTTGAGTCAGAACCCCTCATGTACTCTTTTACCCTCACAACGTCCAGGGTGGGTATTCCCTCGGTTATGCAGATTACGAGCTTGACGCCGGAATCAAGGGCCTCCAGCATCGAGTCCATCGCAAACGCTGCAGGAACGAACACAAGGGACACGTCCGCTCCGGTTTCCCGCACCGCCTCGGACATGGTGTCAAAAACCGGGAATCCCTCGACGCTGCTTCCGCCTTTTCC
The sequence above is a segment of the Candidatus Dadabacteria bacterium genome. Coding sequences within it:
- the sucD gene encoding succinate--CoA ligase subunit alpha, with protein sequence MSILVDKDSKVLVQGITGSAGLFHATQCREYGTNVVGGVTPGKGGSSVEGFPVFDTMSEAVRETGADVSLVFVPAAFAMDSMLEALDSGVKLVICITEGIPTLDVVRVKEYMRGSDSRLVGPNCPGVITPGEAKVGIMPGYIHKPGRVGIISRSGTLTYEAVWQLTNLDIGQSTCIGIGGDPVIGTTFIDTLSLFENDPDTDAVIMIGEIGGSDEEEAAEYISQNFTKPIAAFIAGATAPKGKRMGHAGAIISGSSGSAEDKFRALERAGVTTCKSPAEMGEALKSVIS